The following proteins are encoded in a genomic region of Xenopus laevis strain J_2021 chromosome 3L, Xenopus_laevis_v10.1, whole genome shotgun sequence:
- the sypl1.L gene encoding synaptophysin-like protein 1 isoform X2 yields the protein MVAWQLNFGPLKEPLGFIKLLEWFASIFSFATCGGYSGKTEIIVECAKLSENKSAVAPFMYPFRLNVQLFGGIPENFCNATWKELHLTGDYSSPAQFYVSIGVFAFLYCMAALAFYLGFMHLYRDSRTFPLCDFFITVIFAVMWLVSSSAWAKGLSDIKTSTSPQNVVDHHCPSGFKCLPGQESHMGSLNISVAFGFLNLILWAGNAWFVYKETSLHSPPQQPNPEQGPGNVSP from the exons TTTGCTTCCATCTTTTCATTTGCCACTTGTGGTGGTTACAGTGGCAAAACTGAAATAATTGTGGAGTGTGCAAAGTTGTCAGAAAATAAATCCGCTGTTGCTCCATTTATGTATCCATTTCG ATTAAATGTTCAGCTATTTGGAGGGATACCCGAAAATTTCTGTAATGCAACATGGAAAGAATTGCACCTTACTGGGGATTATTCCTCCCCAGCCCAGTTCTACGTTTCAATTGGAGTTTTTGCTTTTCTTTACTGCATGGCGGCTCTTGCATTTTATCTAGGTTTTATGCACTTGTATCGGGACTCTCGGACATTTCCATTATGC GACTTCTTCATTACTGTCATCTTTGCTGTAATGTGGCTGGTTAGTTCCTCAGCTTGGGCTAAAGGTTTGTCAGATATTAAAACCTCCACCAGCCCTCAAAATGTTGTGGATCATCACTGCCCGTCAGGTTTCAAATGTCTGCCTGGACAAGAGTCACACATGGGAAGTCTGAACATCTCTGTG GCTTTTGGATTTTTGAATCTGATACTGTGGGCAGGAAACGCTTGGTTTGTATACAAGGAGACGAGCCTACATTCTCCACCGCAACAGCCAAACCCTGAGCAAGGCCCTGGAAATGTTTCTCCGTGA
- the mcrs1.L gene encoding microspherule protein 1 L homeolog produces MMDSLLASASRSEDEDSSAGNKRSLPQGSGLVPKRRSSSRFIKRKKFDDELVESSLAKSTSRARGPSGGEPGRYSGSEPSSSEKKKQVCKAISTPAPPSPAPSPSIAKRIKKSKQPLQVTKDLGRWKPADDLLLINTVLQTNDLHAVHLGAKFSCRFTLNEIQERWYALLYDPVLSKLACQAIRQLHPEVIAAIQSRVLFSKAEEQLLSIVSSASQPTLDTFQGLLNKHPEVFYMSRTAKSLQVHWQLMKQYYLLEDQTVQPLPKGDQVLNFSDAEDMLEDSKLRETRDEVLEHELTVADRRQKREIRQLEQELNRWQVLVDSITGMSSPDFDTQTLAVLRGRMVRYLMRSREITLGRATKDNQIDVDLSLEGPAWKISRKQGVIKLKNNGDFFLANEGRRAIYIDGRPVLPGSKWKLSHNSVVEISGLRFVFLINQDLISLIKAEAAKVIQS; encoded by the exons ATGATGGATTCTTTGCTAGCTTCCGCTAGTCGCTCTGAGGATGAGGATTCGTCCGCGGGGAATAAAAGGAGTCTGCCTCAAGGATCCGGGCTCGTGCCCAAAAGAAGGAGCTCCTCTAG GTTTATTAAGCGAAAGAAGTTTGATGATGAGTTGGTGGAGAGTAGTCTTGCAAAATCAACCAGTCGTGCCCGTGGTCCTAGTGGAGGGGAACCAGGACGGTATTCTGGCAGTGAGCCTTCCTCCAGTGAGAAAAAGAAG caagtctGTAAAGCAATTTCAACTCCAGCTCCACCATCTCCTGCACCAAGTCCCAGTATCGCTAAACGTATCAAGAAAAGCAAACAACCTCTGCAGGTAACCAAGGATCTGGGAAGATGGAAACCTGCTGATGACCTGCTTCTTATTAACACAGTTTTGCAG ACGAACGATCTGCATGCTGTACATCTTGGGGCTAAATTCAGTTGTCGTTTCACTCTGAATGAGATACAAGAACGCTGGTATGCATTGCTGTATGACCCTGTCCTTTCTAA GTTGGCATGTCAGGCTATCCGGCAACTGCACCCAGAAGTCATAGCAGCCATACAGAGCAGGGTTTTGTTCAGTAAAGCTGAAGAACAACTATTAAGCATAGTAAGCTCG GCCTCTCAGCCTACACTGGACACATTTCAAGGCTTGCTGAACAAGCATCCAGAAGTTTTCTATATGTCACGTACCGCTAAATCTCTACAAGTCCATTGGCAACTTATGAAGCAATATTATTTGCTTGAAGACCAAACAG ttcAGCCACTTCCTAAAGGGGATCAAGTTTTAAATTTTTCCGATGCAGAAGACATGCTAGAGGACAGTAAGCTCAG AGAAACCAGAGATGAAGTTCTTGAACATG AGCTGACTGTTGCTGATCGCCGCCAAAAAAGGGAGATACGGCAGCTAGAACAGGAATTGAATCGGTGGCAAGTTTTAGTAGACAGCATCACAG GAATGAGTTCCCCTGACTTTGACACACAGACATTGGCTGTGCTACGTGGACGCATGGTGCGCTATCTAATGAGATCTCGAGag atTACTCTTGGTAGAGCAACAAAAGACAACCAAATTGACGTGGATCTGTCTCTGGAAGGCCCGGCATGGAAAATTTCAAGAAAACAAG GTGTCATCAAACTTAAAAACAATGGAGACTTCTTCCTAGCCAATGAGGGTCGGCGAGCTATTTATATCGATGGAAGGCCAGTGCTGCCAGGGAGCAAGTGGAAGCTCAGTCATAACTCTGTTGTAGAG ATATCTGGTCTCCGATTTGTATTCCTTATCAATCAGGACCTGATCTCTCTGATCAAAGCTGAAGCTGCAAAAGTCATCCAGTCGTGA